A region of Deinococcus rubellus DNA encodes the following proteins:
- a CDS encoding sensor histidine kinase encodes MGLRRRLTRVFALLALFSVVLTSILTVGAAVRTINTIMPELGLSGLPAWSRPFHFGLQRGDSADQTPPSPQETANAQRWGEVSRAAGAELRRSALTAALISFVVAFIAAATVTRQITRPLSRLADAALRLEAGERDVQLPVPRRRDEVRDLTLTFNTLTTSLARQEAWRRSLMADIAHDLRTPLSVLRSEIEAMQDGVNPADDAGLSRLHGEVLLLARLVTDLRTLSLAESGAMDFHPQRLDAAALLGGVAAAYAPQAQAAAVTLHLDAPQPVPIYADPDRLTLVLHNLIGNALRYAAPGEVDLSAGRQGEWAVLQVRDHGPGFQPDDLSRAFERFFRADASRSRDPAGQRGSGLGLAIARALTEAQGGQIEARNHPQGGAEFTVRLPCGESDG; translated from the coding sequence GTGGGTCTGCGGCGGCGGCTGACCCGGGTGTTCGCGCTGCTGGCACTGTTCTCGGTGGTCCTGACTTCCATACTGACGGTGGGCGCGGCGGTTCGGACCATCAACACGATCATGCCTGAACTCGGTCTGAGCGGCTTGCCCGCGTGGTCCCGACCTTTTCATTTCGGGCTTCAGAGGGGTGATTCCGCAGACCAAACCCCGCCCAGCCCGCAGGAAACCGCCAATGCGCAGCGCTGGGGCGAGGTCAGCCGCGCGGCAGGAGCCGAATTGCGTCGCAGCGCCCTGACCGCCGCGCTGATCAGCTTCGTGGTCGCCTTTATTGCGGCGGCCACCGTCACCCGGCAGATCACCCGGCCCCTCTCGCGGCTGGCCGACGCGGCGCTGCGGCTGGAAGCGGGCGAGCGCGACGTGCAGTTGCCGGTGCCGCGCCGCCGGGATGAGGTGCGCGACCTCACCCTGACCTTCAATACCTTGACCACCAGTCTGGCCCGTCAGGAAGCCTGGCGCAGAAGCCTGATGGCCGACATCGCCCACGACCTACGGACTCCACTCTCGGTGCTCAGATCCGAGATTGAGGCCATGCAGGACGGCGTCAATCCCGCCGACGACGCTGGACTCTCGCGGCTGCACGGCGAAGTGCTGCTGCTCGCCCGGCTGGTCACCGACCTGCGAACGCTCAGCCTGGCCGAGAGCGGCGCGATGGACTTTCATCCGCAGCGCCTTGACGCCGCCGCTCTGCTCGGCGGGGTCGCCGCCGCATATGCGCCGCAGGCCCAGGCCGCCGCTGTGACCTTGCACCTGGACGCGCCCCAGCCGGTGCCGATCTACGCCGACCCGGACCGCCTGACCCTGGTGCTGCACAACCTGATCGGCAATGCCCTGCGCTACGCCGCGCCGGGTGAAGTGGACCTCAGCGCCGGGCGGCAAGGCGAGTGGGCTGTGCTGCAAGTCCGCGATCACGGGCCTGGTTTCCAGCCGGACGACCTGTCACGGGCCTTCGAGCGCTTCTTCCGGGCCGACGCCAGCCGCAGCCGCGACCCCGCCGGGCAGCGCGGCAGCGGCCTGGGACTGGCGATTGCCCGCGCCCTCACCGAAGCGCAGGGCGGGCAGATCGAGGCGCGCAATCATCCGCAGGGCGGAGCCGAGTTCACGGTGCGGCTGCCGTGTGGGGAGAGTGACGGGTAG
- a CDS encoding DEAD/DEAH box helicase, whose translation MLSRPASTQPPGPSRPLPLSTQAAPLSGSLLRWLEQTGQRLNDAGNADLQTLVFVLRLHPHRRGRAVLAVQVRRAVREGADFRLGSIFKLPYALRYDLSGSARDLPIYARRDHAALRLLASSAVSGLIGSEEALFLDDTPLGSVILDTLLASGRLLWEETLGVFSPGPALTNTLGWQFDSEGVQRPVQQLPPGAQVLPVEPPWYRREQQLGRIVTSLPAELESAFLGSPPVVAQEADALGRAIREQFGAQLPAPRPVEVRSAAQPYQALLRLGYRPLSAQRKHAYGPMPSKQPQGVAELLHLYGNSPWQMARPRFELGEDGSGVLTVSARDLGAERRATQALTRAGLKKLGKLLPPNQKLLFSADASVLGFASESEWLTFMREQLPFLEEKGIRVEIGPEFPYHLAEIEDWYGETEQDGGWFTLDLGVIVGGERLSLLPILVNLIATRSDLLSSEALAALPDDELLFAALPDGRRLPLPAGRVKTILGVLVELNLRELPEGPLRLPLLDAARLSQLEEALRGRWVGAEQLLALGRRLRDFSGIAPVSAPAGLRAELRPYQLQGLAWLQFLREYDLGGILADDMGLGKTVQALAHLLTEKNAGRADRPSLVVAPTSVLDNWRSEAARFAPELRVLTLHGPQRRADFERIPDFDLVLSTYPLLPRDVDALGAHEYHLIILDEAQNIKNARTAATKAAGSLRARHRLCLTGTPLENHLGELWSQFNFLMPGLLYSEKVFGQLYRTPVEKQGDLHRRAALAARVRPFLLRREKSEVARELPPKTEIPVRLSLENDQRDLYETVRMTMQDKVREELAARGLARSTIAVLDALLKLRQAVTDPRLVKLDAARKVRSNAKLDWLRVNLPQMVEEGRRVLIFSAFASLLGLLEDTLSELALPYAKLTGQTKNRAAQIESFQGGEKAVFLISLKAGGVGLNLTAADTVIHYDPWWNPAAENQATDRAYRIGQDKPVFVYKLIAAGSVEERILEMQSRKAALSQGILGTGLSDASQLSTRDLDNLFAPLQDADAAEEGQPD comes from the coding sequence ATGCTCTCTCGGCCCGCTTCCACACAACCTCCCGGCCCTTCCCGGCCCTTACCGCTCTCGACCCAGGCCGCGCCGCTGTCGGGCAGCTTGCTGCGCTGGCTGGAGCAGACCGGACAGCGGCTGAACGACGCAGGCAACGCGGACCTTCAGACCCTGGTATTCGTGCTGCGGCTGCACCCCCACCGCCGGGGCCGCGCGGTGCTGGCCGTGCAGGTGCGCCGGGCGGTGCGCGAGGGAGCAGACTTCCGGCTGGGCAGCATCTTCAAATTGCCTTACGCCCTCAGATACGACCTTTCCGGCAGCGCCCGCGACCTGCCGATTTATGCCCGTCGCGATCACGCCGCCCTGCGCCTGCTGGCCAGCAGCGCCGTCAGCGGCCTGATTGGCAGCGAGGAAGCGCTGTTTCTGGACGACACACCGCTGGGTAGCGTGATTCTGGACACGCTGCTGGCCAGCGGACGGCTCCTATGGGAAGAGACCCTGGGGGTCTTCTCGCCCGGCCCGGCCCTCACCAACACACTCGGCTGGCAGTTTGACAGCGAGGGCGTGCAGCGGCCCGTGCAGCAGCTTCCGCCGGGCGCGCAGGTACTGCCGGTGGAGCCGCCCTGGTACCGCCGCGAGCAGCAACTGGGCCGCATCGTGACCTCGCTGCCCGCCGAGTTGGAGAGCGCCTTCCTGGGCAGCCCGCCGGTGGTGGCGCAGGAGGCCGACGCGCTGGGCCGCGCCATCCGCGAGCAGTTCGGCGCTCAGTTGCCCGCGCCGCGCCCGGTGGAGGTCCGCTCGGCAGCGCAGCCCTATCAGGCCCTGCTGCGGCTGGGGTACCGACCGCTGTCCGCCCAGCGCAAGCACGCCTACGGCCCGATGCCCAGCAAGCAGCCGCAGGGCGTGGCCGAACTGCTGCACCTCTACGGCAATTCTCCCTGGCAGATGGCCCGGCCCCGCTTCGAGCTGGGTGAGGATGGCAGCGGTGTTCTGACGGTCTCTGCCCGCGACCTGGGGGCCGAGCGCCGCGCCACCCAGGCCCTGACCCGCGCCGGGCTGAAGAAGCTGGGCAAACTGCTGCCGCCCAACCAGAAACTGCTGTTCAGTGCCGACGCCAGCGTGCTGGGCTTTGCCAGCGAGTCCGAGTGGCTCACCTTCATGCGTGAGCAACTGCCGTTCCTAGAAGAGAAAGGCATCCGGGTGGAGATCGGCCCCGAGTTTCCCTATCACCTGGCCGAGATCGAGGACTGGTACGGCGAAACCGAGCAGGACGGCGGCTGGTTCACGCTCGATCTGGGCGTCATCGTGGGCGGCGAGCGCCTGAGCCTGTTGCCTATTCTGGTGAATCTCATTGCCACCCGCAGCGACCTGCTCAGCAGCGAGGCCCTCGCCGCACTACCCGACGACGAACTGCTGTTCGCGGCCCTGCCGGACGGCCGCAGGTTGCCGCTGCCCGCCGGACGGGTCAAGACCATTCTGGGCGTGCTGGTCGAGCTGAATCTGCGCGAGTTGCCGGAAGGCCCCCTACGGCTGCCGCTCCTCGACGCGGCCCGGCTCTCACAGCTCGAAGAAGCACTCAGGGGACGCTGGGTCGGGGCGGAGCAGCTTCTGGCACTCGGACGGCGGCTGCGCGACTTCTCCGGCATCGCGCCCGTGAGCGCCCCGGCTGGCCTGCGGGCCGAGCTGCGGCCCTACCAGCTCCAGGGCCTGGCCTGGCTACAATTTCTGCGCGAGTACGATCTGGGCGGCATTCTGGCCGACGATATGGGGCTGGGCAAGACGGTTCAGGCGCTGGCCCACCTCCTGACCGAGAAGAATGCAGGCCGCGCCGACCGCCCCAGCCTGGTCGTCGCGCCGACCTCAGTGCTGGACAACTGGCGTAGCGAGGCCGCCCGCTTCGCACCGGAGCTGAGGGTGCTGACCCTGCACGGCCCGCAGCGCAGGGCCGACTTCGAGCGTATTCCCGACTTCGATCTGGTGCTGAGCACCTATCCCCTGCTGCCGCGTGACGTGGACGCGCTGGGAGCACACGAATACCATCTGATCATCCTGGACGAAGCGCAGAACATCAAGAACGCCCGCACGGCAGCCACCAAAGCGGCGGGCAGCCTGAGGGCGCGTCACCGTCTGTGCCTCACCGGCACGCCGCTGGAAAACCACCTGGGCGAGCTGTGGTCGCAGTTCAACTTCCTGATGCCGGGCCTGCTCTATTCCGAGAAAGTCTTCGGGCAGCTCTACCGCACGCCTGTCGAGAAGCAGGGCGATCTGCACCGCAGAGCCGCGCTGGCCGCCCGCGTGAGGCCCTTCCTCCTGAGGCGCGAGAAGAGCGAGGTGGCCCGCGAACTCCCGCCCAAGACCGAGATTCCGGTGCGCCTCTCGCTCGAGAACGACCAGCGTGATCTCTACGAGACGGTGCGGATGACCATGCAGGACAAAGTGCGAGAGGAACTCGCCGCGCGTGGCCTGGCGCGCAGCACCATCGCGGTGCTGGACGCACTGCTCAAACTCAGGCAGGCCGTCACCGATCCGAGGCTGGTCAAGCTCGACGCGGCCCGAAAGGTCAGGAGCAACGCCAAGCTCGACTGGCTGCGGGTCAATCTGCCGCAGATGGTCGAGGAGGGCCGCCGGGTGCTGATCTTCAGCGCCTTTGCCAGCCTGCTGGGCTTACTGGAAGACACCCTGAGCGAGCTTGCTCTCCCCTACGCCAAGCTGACCGGGCAGACCAAGAACCGCGCCGCGCAGATCGAGTCGTTTCAGGGCGGCGAGAAAGCGGTGTTTCTGATCAGTCTCAAGGCGGGCGGCGTGGGCCTGAACCTGACAGCCGCCGACACAGTCATCCACTACGACCCCTGGTGGAACCCCGCCGCCGAGAACCAGGCCACAGACCGGGCCTACCGCATCGGGCAGGACAAACCCGTCTTCGTCTACAAGCTGATCGCGGCAGGCAGCGTCGAGGAGCGCATTCTGGAGATGCAGTCTCGCAAGGCCGCGCTCTCGCAGGGCATCCTCGGCACGGGTCTGAGCGACGCGAGTCAACTCAGCACCAGGGACCTGGACAACCTGTTCGCCCCGCTGCAAGACGCGGACGCGGCTGAGGAAGGTCAGCCGGACTGA
- a CDS encoding glucose 1-dehydrogenase: MQSEFIQHLFDLSGKVAVVTGGGNGIGRACCLTLAQAGAAVAIADLKLADAQAVAAEITAQGGRAIAVACNVTVDADLVALVERTVAELGGLHILVNNAGGGGAGRENPFKISVDDFAKVFALNVFSAWRLAQLCVPHMKEAGYGSVVNITSMASINRSANISAYASSKAAINHMTANLAMDFGPEVRINAVGPGATRTQALSTVLTPEIEARMLAHTPIKRLGEPDDIAGAVLYFAAPISSWVSGQTLFVNGGGVQTLD, translated from the coding sequence ATGCAATCTGAATTCATCCAGCATCTGTTCGACCTCAGCGGCAAGGTGGCTGTCGTGACCGGCGGGGGCAACGGCATTGGCCGGGCCTGTTGCCTGACGCTGGCCCAGGCCGGAGCGGCGGTGGCCATCGCCGACCTCAAGCTGGCCGACGCGCAGGCAGTGGCCGCCGAGATCACCGCGCAGGGGGGCCGGGCCATCGCGGTGGCCTGCAACGTGACCGTCGACGCAGACCTGGTAGCGCTCGTGGAGCGCACGGTGGCTGAGCTGGGCGGCCTGCACATCCTGGTCAACAACGCCGGGGGCGGCGGGGCGGGACGCGAAAATCCTTTCAAGATCAGCGTGGACGACTTCGCAAAGGTCTTCGCGCTCAATGTGTTCAGCGCCTGGCGACTGGCGCAACTGTGCGTGCCCCACATGAAGGAGGCAGGCTACGGCTCGGTCGTCAACATCACCTCGATGGCGAGCATCAACCGCAGCGCCAACATCAGCGCCTACGCCTCCTCCAAGGCGGCCATCAACCATATGACGGCCAACCTGGCGATGGATTTTGGCCCCGAGGTCCGCATCAACGCCGTCGGCCCCGGCGCGACCCGCACCCAAGCCCTGTCCACGGTCCTGACACCCGAGATCGAGGCGCGGATGCTGGCCCACACGCCGATCAAGCGCCTGGGCGAACCGGACGATATTGCCGGGGCAGTGCTGTATTTCGCCGCGCCCATTTCAAGCTGGGTCAGTGGGCAAACGCTGTTCGTCAACGGCGGCGGTGTTCAGACGCTGGACTGA
- a CDS encoding trans-sulfuration enzyme family protein codes for MTHSDYDLTTLAARSGEEARPNASVPLAEPIYQSTVYAYPDLDALEESMSGRQPSSFYYRNGTPNAGTLERALAVLENTEAALVAASGMAAISAALLGVLKAGDHIITDARVYGVSYALLAEEFPRLGIETSFVDACNLDEVEAAIKANTKVIHVESLTNPLLTVPDVPALAELAHRHGAVLSVDNTFASPAVFRPADHGADLVTHSVSKYLSGHSTAFGGVACGRADLIALARTRLLRLGGTISAFDAWMTMQGLKTLGLRMRAHSGNAQAVADVLSNHPRVSRVYHPGLSSHPQFVRAAELFPHGFGGMLSADIDDAPGFVKALAGKIPLAPSLADVQSTLSWPWGTSHRALSEQERRRLGITPGLLRISIGIEDVNDILSDLEGALG; via the coding sequence GTGACCCATTCCGACTACGACCTGACCACCCTGGCCGCCCGCTCCGGCGAGGAAGCCCGCCCCAACGCCTCCGTTCCGCTGGCCGAGCCGATCTACCAGTCGACGGTCTACGCCTACCCCGACCTGGACGCGCTGGAAGAGAGCATGAGCGGGCGGCAGCCCAGCAGCTTCTATTACCGCAACGGCACGCCCAATGCGGGCACACTGGAGCGGGCGCTGGCGGTGCTGGAGAACACCGAGGCGGCGCTGGTGGCGGCCAGCGGCATGGCGGCCATCTCAGCGGCGCTGCTGGGCGTGCTCAAGGCAGGCGACCACATCATCACCGACGCCCGCGTGTATGGGGTCAGCTACGCGCTACTGGCCGAGGAATTTCCGCGCCTGGGCATCGAGACCAGTTTCGTGGACGCCTGTAACCTGGACGAGGTCGAGGCCGCCATCAAGGCCAACACCAAGGTCATTCACGTGGAAAGCCTGACCAACCCGCTGCTCACCGTGCCGGACGTGCCCGCGCTGGCCGAACTTGCCCACCGCCACGGCGCGGTGCTAAGCGTGGACAACACCTTCGCCAGCCCCGCTGTGTTCCGGCCCGCCGATCACGGGGCCGATCTGGTGACCCACTCGGTCAGCAAGTACCTCAGCGGCCACAGCACGGCCTTCGGCGGCGTCGCCTGCGGGCGGGCCGACCTGATCGCCCTGGCCCGCACCCGGCTGCTGCGGCTGGGCGGTACCATCAGCGCCTTCGACGCCTGGATGACCATGCAGGGCCTGAAAACCCTGGGCCTGCGGATGCGGGCGCACTCCGGCAACGCCCAGGCGGTGGCCGACGTACTGTCCAACCACCCGCGCGTCAGCCGGGTCTACCATCCGGGCCTGAGCAGCCACCCGCAGTTCGTGCGCGCCGCTGAACTCTTCCCGCACGGCTTCGGCGGCATGCTCAGCGCCGACATCGACGACGCGCCAGGCTTCGTCAAGGCGCTGGCCGGGAAAATTCCGCTGGCCCCAAGCCTGGCCGACGTGCAGAGCACACTCTCGTGGCCCTGGGGCACCTCGCACCGGGCGCTGAGCGAGCAGGAACGCCGCCGACTGGGCATCACGCCGGGGCTGCTGCGAATCTCGATCGGCATTGAGGACGTGAACGACATTCTCAGCGACCTCGAGGGCGCACTGGGGTAG
- a CDS encoding nitroreductase family protein gives MTQIAPPTSPPTRQQTPEQVRAFFDAHRTVRQYQPYAMPAEHLDTILYAAQRAPTDATAQLYSFVRLTGETKAKVAELTTNAHIASAAESFVICLDTRRVRKLIEVAGYTPGESPAIDVHFGIGDAVLAGQNMLTAAEMLGYQGCWIGGVMNGLAEIVGLLKLPEMVLPFAALTIGRSAEETPHRPRLPRALVIHENTYQDGTPGELAAATAQMNPIAARPGKDGDWARLLNAYFGVGGSMEKREVALREVLKAQNLWAGE, from the coding sequence ATGACCCAGATTGCTCCCCCCACTTCCCCACCCACCCGCCAGCAGACGCCCGAGCAAGTGCGCGCCTTTTTTGACGCCCACCGCACCGTGCGCCAGTATCAGCCATACGCCATGCCCGCAGAGCACCTCGACACCATTCTGTACGCCGCCCAGCGTGCGCCCACCGACGCCACCGCCCAGCTCTACTCGTTCGTGCGGCTGACCGGCGAGACCAAAGCGAAAGTCGCCGAGCTGACCACCAACGCCCACATCGCCTCGGCTGCCGAGAGCTTCGTCATCTGTCTGGACACCCGGCGGGTGCGCAAGCTGATTGAGGTGGCCGGGTACACACCGGGGGAATCGCCCGCCATCGATGTTCACTTCGGCATTGGCGACGCGGTACTGGCGGGCCAGAACATGCTGACGGCTGCTGAGATGCTGGGCTACCAGGGCTGCTGGATCGGCGGCGTGATGAACGGACTGGCCGAGATCGTCGGGTTGCTGAAGCTGCCGGAAATGGTCTTACCGTTCGCCGCCCTGACGATTGGCCGCAGCGCCGAAGAGACCCCGCACCGCCCCCGACTGCCCCGCGCACTGGTCATTCATGAGAACACCTACCAGGACGGCACGCCGGGCGAACTCGCAGCCGCCACCGCGCAGATGAATCCCATCGCCGCAAGGCCCGGCAAGGACGGCGACTGGGCGCGGCTCCTGAACGCTTACTTCGGCGTGGGCGGCAGCATGGAGAAGCGCGAGGTGGCGCTGCGAGAAGTCCTGAAAGCGCAGAACTTGTGGGCCGGGGAGTAG
- a CDS encoding helix-turn-helix domain-containing protein: MKQQAITHEKLAELTSIQRPNVTRLLTGQSGAIPENWQKVLDALGLELVAQPKQEG; this comes from the coding sequence ATGAAGCAGCAGGCCATTACCCATGAGAAGCTTGCTGAGCTGACCAGTATCCAGCGGCCAAACGTCACCCGGCTTCTGACTGGGCAGAGTGGGGCCATCCCTGAAAACTGGCAGAAGGTCTTGGACGCGCTGGGCCTGGAGCTAGTAGCCCAGCCTAAGCAGGAAGGCTAA
- a CDS encoding response regulator, translating to MSATILIVEDEIRLGDILEQYLRREGYHTERAMTGPRALELWRAARPALMLLDLMLPGMDGLEVARRVRAESELPIIMLTARDEEVDRLVGLGIGADDYVVKPYSPREVVARVRAVLRRSQSAAPASAALHVGALTVDPAAFEARCGETVLDLTVAELRLLASLAQAAGAVRSRPELLFALGGLERGTDERTVDAHVKNLRRKLGSCGESLETVRGVGYRLRA from the coding sequence ATGTCGGCCACCATCCTGATCGTAGAAGATGAAATCCGCCTCGGCGACATTCTGGAGCAGTATCTGCGCCGCGAGGGCTACCACACCGAGCGGGCCATGACCGGGCCGCGCGCGCTGGAACTGTGGCGGGCGGCGCGTCCGGCCCTGATGCTGCTCGACCTGATGCTGCCGGGCATGGACGGCCTGGAAGTGGCGCGGCGGGTGCGGGCCGAGTCCGAGTTGCCGATCATCATGCTGACTGCCCGTGACGAGGAAGTGGACCGGCTGGTGGGGCTGGGTATCGGGGCCGACGACTACGTGGTCAAGCCTTACAGCCCGCGCGAGGTGGTGGCGCGGGTGCGGGCGGTGCTGCGCCGCAGTCAGAGTGCTGCGCCCGCGTCGGCTGCGCTGCACGTCGGCGCGCTGACGGTGGACCCCGCCGCCTTCGAGGCCCGCTGCGGCGAGACGGTGCTCGACCTGACGGTGGCCGAACTCAGACTGCTCGCCTCGCTGGCCCAGGCGGCGGGCGCGGTCAGGTCGCGCCCGGAACTGCTCTTCGCGCTGGGCGGGCTGGAGCGCGGGACTGACGAGCGCACGGTGGACGCCCACGTCAAGAACCTGCGGCGCAAGCTCGGGAGTTGCGGCGAGAGTCTGGAAACGGTGCGCGGTGTCGGCTACCGGCTGAGGGCCTAG
- a CDS encoding tyrosine-type recombinase/integrase: MTGDKKPKVRGNGQGTVRQVGKKWRWEITLGFRSSGSRISKSRYAETKGKAEAAKNAALTDYSRGLIGEPDKVTVADFAARWLRRQHDVTPRTAKKYGQELDYALEHIGSMRLQDVRPHHLKDVVGQVAAREMRNDTRMSRSTLGRTLTRLRSMFKEAVADQIIYVNPMDGVKLPKISVNETASIKALNPDQAARLHIIGSALYDAGLCRLWPALFLSLGMGLRRGEVMGLKWADVDLARGTLRIRQTRVMDVQGIVTGNPKTTNSRRELHLPASVTTLLKRHRAAQDTERAAAGPAWQDGGVLFATALGEWTHPDNLNRALSAVLGWTEPTRAAQDGRGSVWTRVPRELRPALKVAALAGERLPDISPHDLRHTYATLALRHGVPVEVVSKNLGHGSPAITFTVYRHVLDDELRATVVDLFPTLPTVPSTATAVLN, translated from the coding sequence GTGACCGGCGATAAGAAGCCCAAGGTTCGCGGCAACGGTCAAGGCACAGTGCGCCAAGTTGGCAAGAAATGGCGCTGGGAAATCACACTGGGCTTCCGCTCAAGCGGCTCGCGCATCTCAAAGTCAAGGTATGCCGAGACGAAAGGCAAGGCAGAAGCGGCAAAGAATGCAGCCCTGACCGACTACTCACGCGGCCTGATCGGTGAGCCTGACAAAGTGACGGTGGCAGACTTCGCGGCCCGCTGGCTGCGCCGTCAGCATGACGTGACCCCGCGCACAGCGAAGAAGTACGGGCAGGAACTGGACTACGCTTTAGAGCACATCGGCTCGATGCGCCTTCAAGACGTGCGCCCGCATCACCTCAAGGACGTGGTAGGCCAGGTCGCCGCCCGCGAGATGCGGAACGATACGCGCATGTCCAGAAGTACGCTGGGCCGTACCCTGACCCGGCTGCGCTCGATGTTCAAAGAAGCAGTGGCCGACCAGATTATTTATGTCAATCCGATGGACGGCGTGAAGCTGCCCAAGATCAGCGTCAATGAAACAGCGTCGATCAAGGCGCTGAACCCGGATCAGGCAGCGCGACTGCACATCATCGGCTCAGCGCTTTATGACGCGGGCCTATGCCGGTTGTGGCCTGCCCTCTTCCTCTCGCTGGGCATGGGACTAAGGCGCGGCGAAGTGATGGGCCTCAAGTGGGCAGACGTTGACCTAGCGCGGGGCACGCTACGGATTCGGCAGACCCGCGTGATGGACGTGCAGGGCATCGTCACCGGCAACCCCAAGACCACCAACTCACGGCGCGAGCTGCACTTACCGGCCAGCGTGACCACCCTACTCAAGCGGCACCGCGCCGCCCAGGACACTGAACGGGCAGCAGCTGGCCCAGCCTGGCAGGACGGCGGTGTGCTGTTCGCTACGGCGCTGGGAGAGTGGACACACCCCGACAACCTGAACCGCGCTTTGAGTGCCGTGCTGGGCTGGACAGAGCCGACGCGGGCCGCACAGGACGGACGGGGCAGCGTGTGGACCCGCGTCCCCCGTGAACTGCGGCCCGCCCTCAAGGTGGCAGCGCTGGCTGGTGAACGGCTGCCCGACATTTCCCCCCATGATCTGCGGCACACCTACGCGACCCTGGCCCTCCGGCATGGTGTCCCGGTGGAAGTGGTGTCGAAGAACCTGGGGCACGGTAGCCCGGCCATTACCTTCACGGTGTACCGGCATGTCCTCGACGATGAGCTACGGGCAACGGTGGTCGACCTGTTCCCCACCCTGCCAACAGTGCCCAGCACGGCAACGGCGGTGTTGAATTGA